From a region of the Calliphora vicina chromosome 4, idCalVici1.1, whole genome shotgun sequence genome:
- the LOC135958395 gene encoding uncharacterized protein LOC135958395, with amino-acid sequence MHNGKLACSYNELMQHLLNTIDCLSKHQQQLLLWQQQKSSGHFYFMFAFVCLLLIGAASVTAKPKPGGGGGGGGWSSGGGGGGGSGGGGDVQIIKIITEDGGGGGGGGGGWSSGGGGGGGGGWSSGGGGGGGGGGGGDIKIVKIISLGSGGGGGGGGHGGGGGGGWSSGGGGGGGGWSSGGGGGGGGGGSTKIIKIIKLGGGGGGGGGGHGGGGGGGWSSGGGGGGGGGWQPSGGWA; translated from the exons ATGCATAATGGTAAACTGGCTTGCTCCTACAACGAATTGATGCAACACTTATTGAACACAATAGATTGTTTAAGCAAACACCAGCAACAACTGCTGCTGTGGCAGCAGCAAAAGTCAAGTGGACATTTCTACTTTATGTTT GCCTTTGTATGTTTGCTTTTAATCGGGGCTGCATCCGTAACGGCTAAACCAAAACCTGGAGGTGGTGGCGGCGGAGGTGGTTGGTCTTCCGGTGGTGGTGGAGGAGGAGGAAGCGGTGGCGGTGGTGAtgttcaaattattaaaattataaccgAAGATGGTGGTGGTGGAGGAGGAGGAGGAGGTGGCTGGTCTTCTGGTGGTGGAGGAGGCGGCGGTGGTGGCTGGTCATCTGGGGGTGGAGGAGGAGGTGGCGGCGGAGGCGGTGGagatattaaaattgtaaaaattattagcCTAGGAAGCGGAGGAGGTGGTGGTGGTGGAGGTCATGGAGGCGGCGGCGGTGGTGGTTGGTCATCTGGCGGAGGAGGAGGCGGTGGCGGCTGGTCTTCAGGAGGTGGTGGAGGAGGAGGCGGTGGTGGTTCCACCAAAATCATTAAGATCATTAAATTAGGAGGTGGTGGAGGAGGAGGCGGTGGCGGTCACGGAGGCGGCGGTGGTGGCGGTTGGTCTTCCGGTGGAGGCGGAGGAGGTGGTGGTGGCTGGCAACCATCCGGTGGTTGGGCTTAA
- the LOC135958396 gene encoding nuclear receptor coactivator 6 produces MKLLSPFVGFLLVGLWASAIEADISLSLRNKQQQQQQQQQQQQTFEEKKYANSRYQVFEVHNHYEPGNGENNQKSPSGAAEEIRIEHINAPADFPLDDPNLDASYLSFATGNEDSNQQIIVKHETKTVQTISNNIPVPFPSNFKHTFPEKSNKQQNFNSVQQSVSSVEQYQRNQQHGVNSFKTQTQQYSRQPQQNSLNTQSQAYQPIQQTGHNSGSKTGKEYLPPIPKKSTTHQQGSVKSQQNFVPKAPFKGPDYLPPQQHGSTQSQQNFVPNAPFKGPDYLPPQQHGSAQSQQNFVANAPFKGPDYLPPQQQGSAQSHQNFVQNAPFKGPDYLPPQQHGSAQSHQNAPFKGPDYLPPQQHGSAQSQQNFVPNAPFKGPDYLPPQQHGSAQSQQNFEHNAPFKGPDYLPPSEQSTFRPSTPYNEPEYTPSQQPNFKGPDYLPPQGNSVQQQNKPFRSGKSFKGADYLPPQHHVPGKSQQINQNQNTAFKAPDYLPPHQQQQQVTSNQNTPFKGPDYLPPQQQQQQIKSNQNTSFKGPDYLPPQQQQQQQQITSNQNTPFKGPDYLPPQPQQKQTNFQQSNQFKGPDYLPPNHSKNNAPFKGLDYLPPQGIQVQAYQTQIESLPSGYDFQKPPNSEQAIAELHTLPGQSPQYQEVTVQSQIQVAGREQGSDIVYGTSKQANPPQNNGYLPPGYDTPKPENSEQAINQLHNQEQTTARQSFKASEYLPPGYDFQKPENAEQAINQLHSLDPSFQQTSRSATEEDVSGQSYSSNGFLPAGYDFQKPANSEQAINQLHSLQNSYKSAQTQSYSQQQTQSQVTQVRQNFQAQTYQGSQQFKGPDYLPPTTGTQQFKGPDYLPPASVIQQFKGPDYLPPASGSQTFKGPDYLPPNSGSQNFKGPDYLPPTTGSQNYKAPDYLPPTTGSQNYKAPDYLPPTTGPQNHKAPDYLPPAASGQTAVLQNNQYNSQVFKGPDYLPPVNVKQSYEPQQQSQFKAPDYLPPTRQGFKPSTMYPLSSYMTNVKPNDRYANSRRPFPEYGLPPSKTAAVSTSYDLSPMYREPASRPQYYAPTMSYSNNAFNSQTYTTFTQKPYQSTPALSEQTRQTLQTFMPEDLRQKATTVQYNSPSAVTVAATTVQTTQPTTSKIRTVQIVNTKAVKTLKVLESLDHAGVKTIKILGPSLEQPMGDHRVVKVVSGGHEQNVQTVKIFNDHQDVTANTNVGQNQNTGYLPPRRKRNPNSKTKAKGRRRN; encoded by the exons ATGAAG CTATTAAGCCCTTTTGTTGGATTTTTACTAGTGGGTCTATGGGCTTCCGCCATTGAAGCAGATATTTCTTTGTCTTTAAGaaacaaacaaca acaacaacaacagcagcaacaacaacaacagacatTTGAAGAGAAAAAATATGCCAATTCCAGATATCAAGTCTTCGAGGTTCATAACCATTATGAACCGGGTAATGGAGAAAACAACCAGAAATCACCA TCCGGAGCTGCTGAAGAAATACGCATCGAACACATCAATGCTCCGGCAGATTTTCCTTTAGATGATCCCAATTTGGATGCATCATACTTGAGTTTCGCTACCGGCAATGAAGACAGCAATCAACAGATTATTGTAAAACATGAGACCAAAACTGTTCAAACCATTTCTAACAATATTCCAGTGCCTTTTCCCTCCAACTTTAAACACACCTTCCCAGAAAAATCTAATAAACAGCAGAACTTTAATTCAGTACAACAATCTGTCTCATCTGTAGAACAATATCAACGAAATCAGCAACATGGTGTTAATAGTTTTAAGACACAAACACAACAATATTCAAGACAGCCACAGCAAAATTCTTTGAACACTCAATCTCAAGCATATCAGCCAATACAGCAAACTGGTCATAATTCTGGCAGCAAAACTGGAAAGGAATACTTGCCGccaattcccaaaaaatctaCAACTCATCAACAAGGATCAGTTAAAAGCCAACAAAACTTTGTACCAAAAGCTCCTTTCAAGGGTCCCGATTATTTGCCACCTCAACAACATGGTTCAACTCAAAGCCAGCAGAATTTTGTACCAAATGCTCCTTTCAAGGGTCCCGATTATTTGCCACCTCAACAACATGGCTCTGCTCAGTCCCAGCAAAACTTTGTAGCCAATGCTCCTTTCAAAGGACCCGATTATTTGCCACCTCAACAGCAAGGTTCTGCTCAATCCCaccaaaattttgtacaaaatgcTCCTTTCAAGGGTCCCGATTATTTGCCACCTCAACAACATGGTTCAGCTCAGTCGCACCAAAATGCTCCTTTCAAGGGTCCTGATTATTTGCCACCTCAACAACATGGTTCTGCACAATCCCAGCAAAACTTTGTTCCAAATGCACCCTTCAAGGGTCCCGATTATTTGCCACCTCAACAACATGGTTCTGCACAATCACAACAGAACTTTGAACATAACGCTCCCTTCAAGGGCCCTGATTATTTACCACCATCAGAGCAATCAACGTTCCGCCCAAGTACACCATATAATGAACCCGAGTATACACCATCTCAACAACCTAATTTCAAGGGTCCAGATTATCTACCGCCACAGGGAAACTCTGTTCAGCAACAGAATAAACCTTTCAGGTCTGGTAAATCATTTAAAGGAGCAGATTATTTGCCACCCCAACACCATGTTCCAGGAAAATCTCAACAAATAAATCAGAATCAAAACACTGCATTTAAGGCTCCGGATTATTTGCCACCccatcagcaacaacaacaggtAACATCCAACCAAAATACTCCATTTAAGGGTCCGGATTACTTGCCaccccaacaacaacaacagcagatAAAATCCAACCAAAATACTTCATTTAAGGGTCCGGATTACTTGCCaccccaacaacaacaacaacaacagcagatAACATCCAACCAAAATACTCCATTTAAGGGCCCCGATTACTTGCCACCTCAACCGCAACAAAAGCAAACCAACTTCCAGCAAAGCAATCAATTTAAAGGACCAGATTATTTACCACCAAATCATTCCAAAAATAATGCACCATTCAAAGGTCTCGATTACTTGCCACCTCAAGGAATTCAAGTTCAGGCATATCAGACACAAATTGAAAGCTTACCCTCTGGTTACGACTTCCAAAAACCTCCAAACTCCGAACAGGCTATAGCAGAATTACACACTCTTCCCGGTCAATCGCCTCAATATCAAGAAGTAACTGTACAATCTCAAATTCAAGTGGCTGGTCGTGAACAAGGATCTGACATTGTTTATGGAACATCGAAACAGGCAAACCCTCCCCAAAACAATGGCTATTTACCACCTGGTTATGATACTCCAAAACCAGAAAATTCTGAACAAGCTATAAATCAGTTACATAATCAAGAGCAAACAACTGCTAGACAATCTTTCAAAGCTTCGGAGTATTTACCTCCCGGTTATGATTTCCAAAAGCCTGAAAATGCCGAACAAGCCATAAACCAATTGCATAGTTTGGATCCATCATTTCAACAAACTAGTCGCTCGGCAACTGAGGAAGATGTTTCAGGTCAATCGTATAGTAGTAATGGTTTTTTACCAGCCGGTTATGATTTTCAAAAACCTGCAAATTCTGAACAAGCCATAAATCAATTACATAGTCTACAGAATTCGTACAAATCAGCACAAACTCAGTCCTACAGTCAACAACAAACGCAGTCTCAGGTAACTCAAGTTAGACAAAATTTCCAAGCTCAAACTTACCAGGGAAGTCAACAGTTTAAGGGTCCTGACTATTTGCCACCCACAACTGGTACTCAACAGTTTAAGGGTCCTGACTATTTGCCACCCGCATCTGTTATTCAACAGTTTAAGGGTCCTGACTATTTGCCACCCGCATCTGGTTCTCAAACATTCAAGGGTCCCGACTATTTGCCTCCTAATTCCGGTTCTCAAAATTTTAAGGGTCCCGACTATTTGCCACCCACTACTGGCTCTCAAAACTACAAGGCTCCTGATTATTTACCACCCACTACTGGCTCTCAAAACTACAAGGCTCCTGATTATTTACCACCCACTACTGGCCCTCAAAACCACAAGGCTCCTGATTATTTACCACCCGCAGCTTCGGGGCAAACAGCAGTTCTCCAAAACAATCAATACAATTCACAAGTTTTTAAAGGTCCCGATTATTTGCCACCCGTAAATGTAAAACAATCTTATGAACCACAGCAACAATCACAATTTAAGGCTCCTGATTATCTACCACCCACCAGACAAGGTTTTAAACCCTCGACTATGTATCCTTTAAGCAGTTATATGACCAACGTTAAGCCTAACGATCGTTATGCTAACTCAAGAAGACCATTTCCTGAATACGGGCTACCACCAAGCAAAACGGCTGCAGTTTCTACCAGTTACGACTTATCACCCATGTATCGCGAACCGGCTTCCCGGCCTCAGTATTATGCACCCACAATGTCCTACTCCAACAATGCGTTCAACAGTCAAACCTACACCACCTTTACACAAAAACCCTACCAAAGCACGCCAGCACTCAGTGAGCAAACACGTCAAACATTGCAAACCTTCATGCCTGAGGATTTACGCCAAAAGGCCACAACGGTCCAGTATAATTCCCCAAGCGCGGTTACAGTGGCCGCAACAACGGTGCAAACTACTCAACCAACTACGTCTAAAATTCGCACCGTGCAAATTGTCAATACCAAGGCCGTCAAAACTTTGAAAGTACTGGAATCATTAGATCATGCTGGTGTCAagactattaaaattttgggtCCCTCACTTGAACAACCCATGGGTGATCATCGTGTTGTCAAGGTAGTAAGCGGTGGTCATGAGCAAAACGTACAAACGGTAAAGATTTTCAATGATCATCAAGATGTTACAGCCAACACAAATGTTGGGCAAAACCAAAATACCGGCTATTTGCCACCCAGACGCAAACGTAATCCCAATAGTAAAACAAAGGCAAAAGGTCGTCGTCGTAACTGA